From the Halorhabdus utahensis DSM 12940 genome, one window contains:
- a CDS encoding endonuclease NucS domain-containing protein, translating to MHDGIHVVAGECTTTFDGSRVREHEQRGQVLVVVKPDNTVLVHDAEGYQPVAWLTRAETVTIDGTHLAATDGDQRLTVEIHDETASGRYPASAAGSPVGECPDCGAALVRVTDAVACTGCDERYGLPGDAEVIDDHCECGLPKMRVERGRAFEVCVDRECESMDDAVAEVFDREWDCPNCEGDLRILRRGGLLAGCEHYPECDTGFAFPAGVVVGECACGLPLFETAGGRRCLDATCEAWRDGTGGVPAES from the coding sequence ATGCACGATGGCATCCACGTCGTCGCCGGGGAGTGTACGACCACATTCGACGGCTCGCGCGTCCGCGAGCACGAACAGCGCGGGCAGGTTCTGGTCGTCGTTAAGCCGGACAACACCGTGCTCGTCCACGACGCCGAGGGCTATCAGCCGGTCGCGTGGCTCACGCGCGCCGAGACGGTGACCATCGACGGCACCCACCTTGCAGCGACCGACGGCGACCAGCGACTCACCGTCGAAATCCACGACGAAACGGCGAGTGGCCGGTATCCGGCCAGCGCCGCGGGGTCGCCCGTCGGCGAGTGTCCGGACTGCGGGGCCGCACTCGTTCGCGTCACCGACGCCGTCGCTTGCACGGGCTGTGACGAACGATACGGCCTGCCCGGCGATGCCGAAGTCATCGACGATCACTGCGAGTGTGGCCTCCCGAAAATGCGGGTCGAACGCGGTCGAGCATTCGAAGTCTGTGTCGATCGCGAGTGTGAGTCGATGGACGACGCCGTCGCCGAGGTCTTCGACCGCGAGTGGGACTGTCCCAACTGCGAGGGGGACCTTCGGATCCTCCGGCGGGGCGGCCTCCTGGCGGGCTGTGAGCACTATCCCGAGTGTGACACCGGCTTTGCGTTCCCTGCCGGCGTCGTCGTGGGCGAGTGTGCCTGTGGCCTCCCGCTGTTCGAGACCGCCGGTGGGCGGCGGTGTCTCGACGCGACCTGTGAGGCCTGGCGGGACGGCACGGGCGGCGTTCCGGCGGAGTCGTGA
- a CDS encoding tryptophan--tRNA ligase, which produces MTRDSHTDDEPTDDRRREQAFPRLRTDGGAAAGADDTTLDPWGSSTVADYRNLFEEFGIEEFDEILPDVPAPHYLMRRGVIFGHRDYRPVARAMRDGDPFAVLSGFMPTGDPHIGHKLVFDEIIWHQRQGGDAYGLIADLEAHAARGLTWDEIDEHARDYILSLLALGFDPEEGTLYRQSENRELQDLAFELGAEARFAEFEGIYGFDGETDVSHMQSVVTQIADILYPQLEEPKPTVIPVGPDQDPHMRLARDVAARMRYFGVTKAYASFETDDEERALLAEAYETLAGDHPGETIRCGDAATYLDNERDRDATDGGAMTKDRLITMLREAGKEPLRPRVRFLDRNATEEAFEALIEAIDGEKRVYDEHIDAFELDHEAAAALAREVELANGGYGFLAPSSIYHRFMTGLTGGKMSSSVPESHISLLDDPEDGYDKVRAATTGGRETAEEQRELGGKPDECPVYELYAYLLADDDDEFATEVYEECAGGERLCGGCKEQAAELMESFLEDHQEKREEWADRLDELDIDFDSSRKRT; this is translated from the coding sequence ATGACGCGAGACTCACACACCGACGACGAACCGACAGACGACCGACGGCGTGAACAGGCTTTCCCCCGACTCCGCACTGACGGCGGCGCAGCCGCCGGTGCCGACGACACGACGCTTGATCCGTGGGGCTCCTCGACGGTCGCCGACTACCGCAACCTCTTCGAGGAGTTCGGCATCGAGGAGTTCGACGAAATCCTGCCCGATGTCCCTGCGCCCCACTATCTGATGCGCCGCGGGGTCATCTTCGGGCACCGCGATTACCGGCCGGTCGCCCGCGCCATGCGCGACGGTGACCCATTCGCCGTCCTCTCGGGATTCATGCCCACCGGCGACCCCCACATCGGCCACAAACTCGTCTTCGACGAGATCATCTGGCATCAACGCCAGGGCGGGGACGCCTACGGCCTGATCGCCGACCTTGAGGCCCACGCCGCCCGCGGGCTGACGTGGGACGAGATCGACGAGCATGCCCGGGACTACATCCTCTCGCTGCTCGCGCTGGGCTTCGACCCGGAGGAAGGGACGCTCTATCGACAGTCCGAGAACCGCGAGTTGCAGGATCTGGCGTTCGAACTCGGCGCGGAGGCCCGCTTTGCGGAGTTCGAGGGGATCTACGGCTTCGACGGCGAGACCGACGTCAGTCACATGCAGAGCGTCGTGACCCAGATCGCCGACATCCTCTACCCGCAACTCGAGGAACCCAAGCCGACCGTCATCCCGGTGGGTCCCGACCAGGACCCCCACATGCGCCTGGCGAGAGACGTCGCCGCCCGGATGCGCTATTTCGGCGTCACGAAGGCCTACGCCTCCTTCGAGACCGACGACGAGGAGCGAGCGCTGCTTGCGGAGGCCTACGAGACGCTTGCCGGCGACCATCCGGGAGAGACGATCCGGTGTGGCGACGCCGCGACCTACCTCGACAACGAGCGTGATCGCGACGCGACTGACGGTGGCGCGATGACCAAAGATCGTCTCATCACGATGCTCCGGGAGGCCGGCAAGGAACCGCTCCGTCCCCGCGTCCGGTTCCTCGACCGCAACGCCACCGAGGAGGCCTTCGAGGCCCTGATCGAGGCCATCGACGGCGAGAAGCGCGTCTACGACGAGCACATCGACGCCTTCGAACTGGATCACGAGGCCGCCGCGGCACTCGCCCGCGAGGTCGAACTCGCCAACGGCGGGTACGGCTTCCTGGCCCCCTCCTCGATCTATCATCGCTTCATGACCGGTCTGACCGGCGGGAAGATGTCCTCGTCCGTCCCGGAGAGTCACATCAGCCTGCTCGACGATCCCGAAGACGGCTACGACAAGGTCCGGGCGGCGACGACCGGCGGCCGCGAGACCGCCGAGGAACAGCGCGAACTCGGGGGCAAGCCCGACGAGTGCCCGGTCTACGAACTCTACGCCTACTTGCTCGCGGATGACGACGACGAGTTCGCCACCGAGGTCTACGAGGAGTGTGCCGGCGGCGAGCGCCTCTGTGGCGGCTGTAAGGAACAGGCTGCCGAACTGATGGAGTCTTTCCTCGAAGATCACCAGGAAAAACGCGAGGAGTGGGCTGATCGAC
- the endA gene encoding tRNA-intron lyase, giving the protein MELVLEGDVVRGGSEARERFYDSRGYGHVDGGGLALSPVEAAHLLYRGDVEHIRDGRSDEALDFQALLSSAAVSEIDVLVYKDLRDRGFYLSPAREGWVDGPSGTDFVVYPRGQGPWDDDVAYRIRAISERTAVSAATLGDSVLAVVDEESAITYLETSHPDIAGSSTTDLPSGVAADLLGDRVLAPDPPEALYFEGFYGQPLDDEAGEPLQLSLIEAAALASQGVLDVEGGADAIVECGREVEGERFDRRLAVYRALRERGVVPKTGYKFGADFRTYADVESVDSLGHSELLVRVLPADHAFTPRDLALDVRLAHGVRKRMVFALVAEADADGDPRIEWLEVGRLTP; this is encoded by the coding sequence ATGGAACTGGTCCTGGAGGGAGACGTGGTTCGCGGCGGCAGCGAGGCTCGCGAGCGCTTCTACGATTCGCGGGGCTACGGCCACGTCGACGGCGGCGGGCTGGCGCTTTCGCCTGTCGAAGCAGCCCATCTTCTCTACCGGGGCGATGTCGAGCACATCCGGGACGGGAGAAGCGACGAGGCTCTGGATTTCCAGGCACTGCTCTCCTCGGCTGCTGTCTCGGAGATCGACGTTCTCGTCTACAAGGACCTTCGGGACCGGGGATTCTACCTCTCGCCCGCCCGCGAGGGCTGGGTCGACGGTCCGTCCGGGACCGACTTCGTGGTTTACCCCCGCGGACAGGGCCCCTGGGACGACGATGTCGCCTATCGGATCCGGGCGATAAGTGAGCGGACGGCCGTCTCCGCGGCCACGCTGGGCGATAGCGTCCTGGCAGTCGTCGACGAGGAGTCGGCGATCACCTACCTCGAGACCAGTCACCCCGACATCGCGGGCTCGTCGACCACGGATCTGCCGAGCGGTGTCGCGGCCGACCTGCTGGGCGATCGCGTCCTGGCCCCGGACCCGCCCGAAGCACTCTATTTCGAGGGGTTCTACGGCCAACCGCTCGACGACGAGGCGGGCGAGCCCCTCCAGCTCTCGCTGATCGAGGCCGCCGCGCTGGCCAGCCAAGGCGTGCTCGACGTCGAGGGTGGCGCGGACGCGATCGTCGAGTGCGGTCGCGAGGTCGAAGGCGAGCGCTTCGACCGGCGGCTGGCGGTGTATCGTGCCCTCCGCGAGCGTGGGGTCGTCCCCAAGACGGGCTACAAATTCGGCGCGGACTTTCGGACGTACGCCGACGTCGAAAGTGTCGACTCGCTGGGCCACTCCGAGTTGCTCGTGCGGGTGTTACCGGCGGATCACGCTTTCACGCCGCGCGATCTCGCGCTTGACGTCCGACTGGCCCACGGCGTTCGCAAGCGGATGGTGTTCGCGCTGGTGGCGGAGGCTGACGCGGACGGCGACCCCCGAATCGAGTGGCTCGAAGTCGGGCGACTGACGCCGTGA
- a CDS encoding DUF7437 domain-containing protein, with product MTPSPATETPSQDYAAGVDQLATVGRLLDRPELARVYVYVCYYGPVTRPEIVETLDVPKTTVYDHVGTLEALGAVALVGDRPVAVSAAPVLIDADGITVTPTLLHAVAMQVIDKDIAHFTERHGVGKLAAAVRQAGLHYAGRITQRMVAEPLGISTGEAIQIVLALEPVLAAGKQHDPHFKNLFPDVADDIAFDADIDVTAPLSDTES from the coding sequence ATGACGCCGAGTCCAGCCACGGAAACACCATCGCAGGATTATGCAGCCGGGGTCGATCAGCTCGCGACCGTCGGTCGCCTACTGGACCGGCCGGAACTCGCACGCGTGTACGTCTACGTCTGCTATTACGGGCCAGTCACCCGACCGGAGATCGTCGAGACCCTCGACGTCCCGAAGACGACTGTCTACGACCACGTCGGGACGTTGGAGGCGCTGGGTGCTGTTGCACTCGTCGGTGATCGTCCCGTTGCGGTGTCGGCGGCCCCCGTCTTGATCGACGCCGACGGGATCACCGTCACGCCGACGCTTCTCCATGCCGTCGCCATGCAAGTGATCGACAAGGACATCGCCCATTTCACAGAGCGCCACGGGGTCGGCAAACTGGCCGCCGCTGTCCGGCAGGCCGGGCTGCATTACGCGGGGCGGATCACCCAGCGGATGGTAGCCGAGCCTCTCGGCATTTCAACCGGCGAGGCGATCCAAATCGTGCTCGCGCTTGAACCCGTCCTCGCAGCGGGAAAACAGCACGATCCGCACTTCAAGAACCTCTTTCCGGATGTCGCCGACGATATCGCATTCGACGCCGATATTGACGTGACTGCCCCACTCTCGGATACAGAGTCATAG